The following are encoded together in the Triticum dicoccoides isolate Atlit2015 ecotype Zavitan chromosome 6B, WEW_v2.0, whole genome shotgun sequence genome:
- the LOC119320574 gene encoding BTB/POZ and MATH domain-containing protein 1-like — protein MSSSGFMAFEISSKAHGHRAMGQGLVRVYSPMVTVGGHCWRLACYPYGDAPRVPALTRFASVYLELVSHPTHAVTATFDAFAVHGDGSSPPSHHNQCVHVYSPDHRGLRRSGGFPEFIPVDTQFNVNDITVMWRVTVARDASLSNQLGRLLDRDAWTDVSFVVAGETFRAHRALLAARSPVFEAELFGAMLESSSSSSSPIALEDIEPETFGAVLRFIYTDTLPDDADGEPPDTEALGRLLAAADRFALDGLKLECTHRLLRTVSVGTVVDMLRLAGTHSCAELKAGCIGFIAMIQNFKDVVLTDGFVQLAVESPTILAELRERTDYFA, from the coding sequence ATGTCGAGCTCTGGTTTCATGGCGTTCGAGATCAGCTCCAAGGCACACGGCCACCGAGCCATGGGCCAGGGCCTGGTCCGCGTCTACTCGCCGATGGTCACCGTCGGCGGCCACTGCTGGAGGCTGGCCTGCTACCCGTACGGCGACGCTCCACGCGTACCCGCCCTCACCCGCTTCGCCTCCGTCTACCTCGAGCTTGTGAGCCATCCAACGCACGCCGTGACGGCCACCTTCGACGCCTTCGCCGTGCATGGCGACGGGTCGTCGCCGCCGTCCCACCACAACCAATGCGTGCACGTCTACTCGCCGGACCACCGTGGCCTCAGGAGGTCCGGCGGGTTTCCCGAGTTCATCCCCGTCGACACCCAATTCAACGTCAATGACATAACTGTCATGTGGAGGGTCACCGTTGCGCGAGACGCTTCCTTGTCGAACCAGCTCGGCCGCCTGCTCGACCGCGACGCCTGGACGGACGTCTCCTTCGTGGTCGCCGGCGAGACCTTCCGCGCCCACCGCGCGCTCCTCGCCGCCCGCTCCCCGGTCTTCGAGGCGGAGCTCTTCGGCGCCATGctcgagtcctcctcctcctcctcctcccccatcGCTCTGGAGGACATCGAGCCCGAGACCTTCGGAGCAGTGCTCCGGTTCATCTACACCGACACCCTGCCCGACGACGCCGACGGCGAGCCCCCCGACACGGAGGCGCTCGGACGTCTCCTCGCCGCGGCCGACCGGTTCGCGCTCGACGGCCTCAAGCTCGAGTGCACCCATAGGCTGCTGCGCACCGTGTCCGTGGGCACGGTCGTCGACATGCTACGCTTGGCCGGGACGCACAGCTGCGCCGAGCTCAAGGCAGGGTGTATCGGCTTCATTGCCATGATTCAGAATTTCAAGGACGTCGTGCTAACTGATGGCTTCGTGCAGCTCGCGGTAGAATCCCCAACGATTCTCGCCGAACTTAGGGAGAGGACTGACTATTTTGCATGA
- the LOC119322310 gene encoding dihydrolipoyllysine-residue acetyltransferase component 2 of pyruvate dehydrogenase complex, mitochondrial-like, with translation MSAAHLLRHSRKLRSLRNAVDCERASLARCFSTGSGSSAVKENGVDKRIGGARFSQYKQPGKELETFKVSLGGVNGSSTCRRMLINRVPSAVTGLNGSLSCGRVASARSFSSSADLPPHQEIGMPSLSPTMTEGNIAKWIKKEGDKVSPGEVLCEVETDKATVEMECMEEGYLAKIVQGDGAKEIKVGEVICVTVEEEGDIEKFKDYKPSAADAPAAPSESKATPEPAAPKVEEKVPAKAPEPKAPKAEKASRSGDRIFSSPLARKLAEDNNVQLSSVKGTGPDGRILKADIEDYLAKGGKSESFAASGLDYTDIPNAQIRKVTANRLLASKQTIPHYYLTVDTRVDKLIKLRGELNPLQEASGGKKISINDLVIKAAALALRKVPECNSSWMNDFIRQYHNVNINVAVQTEHGLFVPVVRDADKKGLGTIGEEVKQLAQRARDNSLKPQDYEGGTFTVSNLGGPFGIKQFCAIINPPQSAILAIGSAEKRVIPGSADGQYEFGSYMSVTMSCDHRVIDGAIGAEFLKAFKGYIENPTTMLL, from the exons ATGTCCGCCGCGCACCTCCTCCGCCACTCCCGCAAG CTGCGGAGCTTGCGGAATGCTGTAGATTGTGAGCGTGCCAGCCTTGCTCGCTGCTTCTCTACTGGTTCCGGGTCCTCTGCTGTAAAGGAAAATG GTGTTGATAAAAGAATTGGAGGCGCCAGATTTTCTCAGTacaagcaacctgggaaagagctTGAGACCTTCAAG GTGTCACTAGGAGGAGTAAACGGAAGCTCCACTTGTAGAAGAATGCTCATCAACCGTGTCCCAAGTGCTGTTACTGGCCTCAATGGTTCATTGTCATG TGGGCGAGTAGCTTCAGCAAGGTCTTTCTCAAGTAGTGCAG ACCTGCCACCACATCAAGAAATTGGGATGCCATCACTGTCACCTACAATGACTGAG GGAAACATTGCCAAGTGGATTAAGAAGGAAGGAGACAAAGTCTCACCTGGTGAAGTTCTGTGTGAGGTGGAAACG GATAAAGCCACGGTAGAGATGGAGTGCATGGAAGAGGGCTATCTTGCTAAGATTGTTcagggtgatggtgccaaagagatTAAAGTTGGCGAG GTCATCTGTGTGACCGTGGAAGAAGAGGGTGACATCGAAAAGTTTAAAGATTACAAACCGTCGGCTGCAGATGCGCCTGCTGCTCCTTCAGAATCAAAGGCTACACCAGAACCTGCAGCGCCAAAAGTGGAGGAGAAAGTACCTGCCAAGGCTCCTGAACCGAAGGCCCCAAAGGCCGAAAAAGCTTCTCGATCTGGTGATAGAATATTCTCCAGCCCCCTTGCAAGGAAATTAGCAGAGGATAACAAT GTTCAACTGTCAAGTGTAAAAGGCACTGGTCCTGATGGCCGTATTCTGAAGGCAGACATTGAAGATTACTTGG CCAAGGGTGGCAAGAGCGAGTCTTTTGCAGCTTCAGGATTAGATTACACTGATATTCCAAATGCGCAGATAAGAAAG GTTACTGCAAACCGCCTCTTAGCCTCTAAGCAAACCATCCCACATTACTACTTGACAGTTGACACACGTGTCGACAAACTTATCAA GTTGCGGGGGGAACTGAACCCACTGCAGGAagcatctggtggaaagaagatatcTATTAACGACCTTGTTATAAAG GCTGCAGCCTTGGCTCTTCGAAAGGTCCCTGAGTGCAACAGTTCTTGGATGAATGATTTTATTCGCCA ATACCACAATGTGAACATAAATGTAGCTGTACAAACTGAGCATGGATTGTTCGTTCCAGTAGTTAGG GATGCAGACAAGAAGGGACTTGGTACAATCGGTGAGGAGGTGAAGCAGTTGGCTCAAAGAGCAAGGGATAACAGCTTAAAACCACAAGATTACGAG GGTGGCACGTTCACAGTGTCAAACTTGGGAGGTCCTTTTGGAATTAAACAGTTCTGTGCTATCATAAATCCCCCTCAGTCAGCAATATTGGCCATTGGTTCTG CTGAGAAGAGGGTGATTCCAGGCAGCGCGGATGGTCAGTACGAGTTTGGTTCCTACATGTCAGTAACAATGAGCTGTGATCACAGGGTTATTGATG GTGCGATTGGGGCGGAATTCCTGAAAGCGTTCAAGGGCTACATCGAGAACCCAACCACAATGTTGCTGTAA